TCCAAAAATGCGACTACCTTCGTTTTCGAACAATGCCTTAAGTTCAAAAGCTGGGATTTCAGCAGCCAATCCCAAGGCCAACATTCCTCCCGCCGAAGTACCGCAGATCAGATCAAAGTGCGAAGCTATGGGGCGGCCTAGCACATCTTCCAGCATAGAAAGCACCGTCGCTGTGTACAAGGCGCGATAACCGCCCCCTGAGAGTGCTAGCACATGGTAGGTAGGAATATCAGTCATGGTTGCTTCAGCCTTTTGGAGGGAAAGGGTCGTTACCGTAACTATCCTTATCACGTATACGACCATTTGGGCGGTGGATAACGAGTTCGGATTGCTGATTTCTAGCTATCTCGCGCGCAGCATTTACCGCTTGTTGCTGAGTGTCATGTACAGAGGTCGCCCGTTGGTTGCCCGCCCCCTTGACTGCCCAGCCATCCTTATGCGGAACGACGTGTTGGTTTTTGCTTG
This is a stretch of genomic DNA from Brenneria rubrifaciens. It encodes these proteins:
- a CDS encoding DUF2188 domain-containing protein, which encodes MASKNQHVVPHKDGWAVKGAGNQRATSVHDTQQQAVNAAREIARNQQSELVIHRPNGRIRDKDSYGNDPFPPKG